In Streptomyces capitiformicae, one genomic interval encodes:
- a CDS encoding ATP-binding protein, whose translation MTTELILLSRVACRGREITAPRLRGLLALLAEDPRTGCSTGRLVEGLWPDELPERPGKAVQILVSRLRGQLGADLIASTPTGYRLALDEARVDSSALLLYEAESAGRARAGDHEGALEQAEAGLALWDGSVGAGAGEDLHDPVVALRVERTRSFRALVRTRALALARLGRREEAAAPLTELARELPRDEEVLAELLRCEAATAGRAAALTRYDAYRRGLRDELGTDPGPGLRSLYQELLSAEVAPVRHGVPHEPNPLLGRDADIAAVAGLLRAARVVTVVGPGGLGKTRLAHAVSRAAEQPVVHFVALAGVTDDDDVAGEVASAVGAGDGRQFGGAADPVTGIVAALGSGPVLLVLDNCEQVIRGAAGLVQALVSRSKELRVLATSRAPLGLTSESVYALPELSLATSVELFEQRARAARPGVELPADRVAEVCRNLDGLPLAVELAAARVRVLSVADISRRLRDRFALLRGGARDAPERHRTLRAVVEWSWNLLEPDGRAALRALSVFPGGFTEDAAEYVLGDTGDTLGLLEQLADQSLIKVGDSPSGVRFHMLETLREFSAARRAEAGEEEAVTDRFLSWARDFGHGHHDVLFSGDPLPAWRRMRAEQDNLVLALRHALDRGDGSAIAAITAVLSSLWATDSNFARLAALAADTAGPLSHFRPGPENPEDVEPARSAAAVCASSLFMGFGPHAVRQLVTLRRLPPARPDTLPRAMAVVLCAVPDMRPPEYARLQELCDADEPMLAGVAAGVASYVWESEHQSERALECARRMLDALEPLGNPAMRLLGHGRISELCLESGRGAEAYDHLRAAWDELSEFGAWFDLAGIGWGLVLACLHRGEIDEAEYWLGLTALDQQPEAAQIYTPDHPARAEIALARGLTEVGLGLWRQAVEGMREAGLLYADDPFMEPWLLQMQSAAVAAHAQHGRLEPVAKLAGELRERLLEMLSCPSRSSGNRAPVELPVYGTVMLALGFAGLARGDTTAVRLVALAERMPVIREFPTLSLARSRQAAEKADRAAYADAVSEYAALGRDELRAAALRELTAAARG comes from the coding sequence GTGACCACCGAGTTGATCCTGCTGTCCCGAGTCGCCTGTCGTGGGCGCGAGATCACCGCACCCCGGCTGCGCGGGCTCCTGGCGTTGCTCGCCGAGGATCCGCGCACCGGCTGCAGCACCGGCCGGCTGGTGGAGGGGCTGTGGCCGGACGAGTTGCCGGAGCGGCCGGGCAAGGCGGTGCAGATCCTGGTGTCACGGCTCAGGGGGCAGCTGGGTGCCGACCTGATCGCGAGCACACCGACGGGGTACCGGCTGGCGCTGGACGAGGCGCGGGTCGACAGTTCCGCGCTGCTGCTGTACGAGGCGGAGAGCGCCGGGCGCGCGCGGGCTGGGGATCACGAGGGCGCCCTGGAACAGGCCGAGGCGGGCCTGGCCCTGTGGGACGGGAGCGTGGGCGCCGGGGCGGGCGAGGACCTGCACGATCCGGTGGTGGCCCTGCGCGTCGAGCGAACCCGGTCGTTCCGTGCCCTCGTCCGCACCCGGGCGCTCGCGCTCGCCCGGCTGGGGCGGCGGGAGGAGGCCGCGGCGCCCCTGACCGAGCTGGCCCGGGAGCTGCCACGGGACGAGGAGGTGCTGGCGGAGCTGCTGCGCTGCGAGGCCGCCACCGCTGGCCGGGCCGCGGCGCTGACCCGGTACGACGCCTATCGCCGCGGGCTGCGCGATGAGCTGGGCACCGACCCGGGGCCCGGACTCAGGTCCCTGTACCAGGAGTTGCTCAGCGCGGAGGTGGCGCCGGTCCGCCACGGTGTGCCGCACGAGCCGAACCCGCTGCTGGGGCGGGACGCCGACATCGCCGCCGTGGCCGGGCTGTTGCGTGCGGCCCGGGTGGTCACCGTCGTCGGTCCCGGCGGGCTGGGCAAGACCCGCCTCGCCCACGCGGTGAGCCGGGCCGCCGAGCAGCCGGTGGTCCACTTCGTCGCCCTGGCCGGTGTCACCGACGACGACGACGTGGCCGGTGAGGTGGCCTCGGCCGTCGGCGCCGGGGACGGACGGCAGTTCGGCGGCGCCGCCGACCCGGTGACCGGCATCGTCGCCGCGCTGGGTTCCGGGCCCGTACTGCTCGTGCTGGACAACTGCGAGCAGGTGATCCGCGGCGCGGCCGGTCTCGTACAGGCACTCGTGTCACGGTCGAAGGAGCTGCGGGTCCTGGCCACCAGCCGGGCCCCGCTGGGGCTGACGTCGGAGTCCGTGTACGCGCTGCCGGAGCTTTCCCTGGCGACCTCGGTCGAGCTCTTCGAGCAGCGGGCGCGGGCGGCCCGGCCCGGCGTGGAGCTGCCCGCCGACCGGGTGGCCGAGGTCTGCCGGAACCTGGACGGGCTGCCGCTGGCCGTGGAACTCGCCGCGGCCCGGGTGCGGGTGCTGTCCGTGGCCGACATCTCCCGCCGGCTCCGGGACCGTTTCGCGCTGCTGCGCGGCGGCGCCCGCGACGCCCCCGAGCGGCATCGCACGCTGCGGGCCGTGGTCGAGTGGAGCTGGAATCTGCTGGAGCCCGACGGCAGGGCGGCGCTCCGCGCGCTGTCGGTGTTCCCCGGCGGCTTCACCGAGGACGCGGCGGAGTACGTACTCGGCGACACCGGGGACACACTGGGCCTGCTGGAACAGCTCGCCGACCAGTCCCTGATCAAGGTGGGCGACAGCCCTTCCGGGGTGCGCTTCCACATGCTGGAGACACTGCGGGAGTTCAGCGCGGCCCGGCGCGCCGAGGCGGGCGAGGAGGAGGCGGTGACCGACCGGTTCCTCTCCTGGGCCCGGGACTTCGGCCACGGCCACCACGATGTGCTGTTCAGCGGCGACCCGTTGCCCGCCTGGCGCCGGATGCGGGCCGAGCAGGACAACCTCGTCCTGGCACTGCGGCACGCGCTGGACCGTGGTGACGGGTCGGCCATCGCGGCCATCACCGCCGTGCTGTCCTCGCTGTGGGCCACCGACTCCAACTTCGCCCGGCTCGCCGCCCTCGCCGCCGACACCGCCGGGCCGCTGTCCCATTTCCGCCCCGGACCCGAGAACCCCGAGGACGTGGAGCCGGCCCGCAGCGCGGCGGCTGTGTGTGCCTCAAGTCTCTTCATGGGCTTCGGCCCGCACGCCGTACGCCAGCTCGTCACGCTGCGCCGGCTGCCGCCCGCCCGGCCGGACACCCTGCCCCGGGCGATGGCGGTCGTGCTGTGCGCCGTCCCGGACATGCGCCCGCCCGAGTACGCGCGGCTGCAGGAGCTCTGCGACGCCGACGAGCCCATGCTGGCGGGCGTCGCGGCCGGCGTCGCCAGCTACGTATGGGAATCCGAGCACCAGTCGGAGCGCGCGCTGGAGTGCGCCCGGCGGATGCTCGACGCGCTGGAGCCGCTCGGTAATCCGGCCATGCGGCTGCTCGGGCATGGACGGATCAGTGAGTTGTGCCTGGAGTCCGGGCGGGGCGCGGAGGCGTACGACCATCTGCGGGCCGCTTGGGACGAGCTCAGCGAGTTCGGCGCCTGGTTCGACCTGGCCGGCATCGGCTGGGGGCTGGTGCTGGCCTGTCTGCACCGCGGGGAGATCGACGAGGCGGAGTACTGGCTGGGGCTCACGGCCCTGGACCAGCAGCCGGAGGCCGCCCAGATCTACACGCCCGATCATCCGGCCCGGGCGGAGATCGCGCTGGCCCGGGGGCTGACCGAGGTCGGGCTCGGGCTGTGGCGGCAGGCTGTGGAGGGGATGCGGGAGGCCGGCCTGCTGTATGCCGACGATCCGTTCATGGAGCCGTGGTTGCTTCAGATGCAGTCGGCCGCGGTGGCGGCGCACGCGCAGCACGGCAGGCTGGAGCCGGTGGCGAAGCTGGCCGGGGAGCTGCGGGAGCGGCTGCTGGAGATGCTGTCCTGCCCGTCGCGCTCCTCCGGTAACCGGGCTCCGGTGGAACTGCCGGTGTACGGCACGGTCATGCTCGCCCTCGGTTTCGCCGGGCTCGCCCGGGGCGATACGACGGCCGTGCGGCTGGTGGCGCTGGCGGAACGGATGCCGGTGATACGGGAGTTCCCCACCCTCTCCCTGGCCCGGTCCCGGCAGGCGGCCGAGAAGGCCGACAGGGCGGCGTACGCCGACGCGGTGTCGGAGTACGCCGCCCTGGGGCGGGACGAACTGCGGGCAGCGGCGCTGCGCGAACTCACTGCCGCGGCTCGCGGTTGA
- a CDS encoding restriction endonuclease has translation MAINTPALGCAAVAVSLVAAVVLASWTVLWVGLLASLGAVVWWAGFSPAARVAAADRRAIQAVEEGAASSAGVTPPVRDVAQEAKRLLEELPPLGSTVEDAVAACMTRLGPFDPQPLAVRFTKLARAHVAADEWILGLAVGVARGPSDNGGALAIVTDRALVVKDRDVVYRDEEPVIQPGEYGRLDSGARTFLFTSNHGLEVALTARELAADSRRTAVIPAGRPPERLIREARDAELIAAEWMRYLGFADAVATADGADGGIDVVSARAVAQVKLEGKPTGRPTVQQLHGVAVHEGKTGVFFAAAGYTPQARTWAQTSGTVLFRFDRQGAVEPVNAAAHQLLADADARGRQ, from the coding sequence ATGGCGATCAATACGCCCGCGCTCGGCTGTGCGGCGGTGGCCGTCAGCCTGGTGGCGGCGGTCGTACTCGCTTCGTGGACGGTGTTGTGGGTGGGTCTGCTCGCCTCGTTGGGCGCGGTCGTGTGGTGGGCCGGCTTCAGCCCCGCCGCCCGGGTGGCCGCCGCCGATCGGCGTGCGATCCAGGCGGTCGAGGAAGGGGCCGCCTCGTCAGCCGGTGTGACGCCGCCGGTGCGGGACGTCGCGCAGGAGGCGAAGCGGCTGCTGGAGGAGTTGCCGCCGCTCGGTTCGACGGTCGAGGACGCGGTCGCCGCCTGCATGACCCGCTTGGGTCCCTTCGACCCGCAGCCCCTCGCGGTGCGGTTCACCAAGCTGGCCCGGGCCCATGTCGCCGCCGACGAATGGATACTCGGACTCGCTGTCGGGGTCGCGCGGGGTCCGTCCGACAACGGCGGGGCGCTGGCGATCGTCACCGACCGGGCGCTGGTGGTGAAGGACCGGGACGTCGTCTACCGCGACGAGGAACCTGTGATCCAACCCGGCGAGTACGGCCGCCTCGACTCCGGCGCGCGCACCTTCCTCTTCACCTCCAACCACGGGTTGGAGGTGGCCCTGACGGCGCGTGAACTCGCCGCCGACTCGCGCCGTACCGCTGTGATACCCGCGGGCCGGCCGCCGGAGCGGTTGATCCGGGAGGCCCGCGACGCGGAGCTGATCGCCGCCGAGTGGATGCGTTATCTCGGTTTCGCCGACGCGGTGGCCACGGCCGACGGCGCGGACGGCGGCATCGACGTGGTCAGCGCCCGGGCCGTGGCCCAGGTCAAGCTGGAGGGCAAGCCCACCGGCCGGCCCACCGTGCAGCAACTGCACGGCGTCGCCGTCCACGAAGGCAAGACGGGTGTCTTCTTCGCCGCCGCCGGCTACACCCCTCAGGCCCGCACATGGGCGCAGACCAGCGGTACGGTCCTGTTCCGCTTCGACCGCCAGGGCGCGGTCGAGCCGGTCAACGCGGCCGCCCACCAACTGCTGGCCGACGCCGACGCCCGCGGCCGGCAGTGA
- the modA gene encoding molybdate ABC transporter substrate-binding protein: MPCTARRTRRTLRGAATGAAALLALSACSPSATDSSDSSASSDSSAEISGTVTVFAAASLKESFTTLGKQFEEEHPGTKVTFSFGGSDSLASSITGGAPADVFASASPRTMAIVTDAGDASGTPATFVRNQLEIATPPGNPDRVSSLEDLTEPGLKVVLCDEEVPCGAAARKALEASDLKLTPVSYEQDVKAALTKVELKEADAAVVYKTDVKAAADKVEGVDFPESSEAINDYPIVELKEAPNAEAAKAFIELVRSAEGQKVLTEAGFLKP, translated from the coding sequence ATGCCCTGTACCGCGCGCCGGACGCGCCGCACCCTGCGGGGGGCGGCTACGGGAGCCGCCGCTCTGCTTGCCCTGAGCGCCTGCTCCCCGTCCGCCACGGACTCTTCGGACTCTTCGGCCTCCTCGGACTCCTCGGCCGAGATCTCCGGCACGGTGACCGTTTTCGCCGCCGCCTCCCTCAAGGAGAGCTTCACGACGCTGGGAAAGCAGTTCGAGGAGGAGCACCCCGGTACGAAGGTGACCTTCAGCTTCGGCGGTAGCGACTCCCTCGCCTCGAGCATCACCGGTGGCGCCCCGGCGGACGTGTTCGCCTCCGCCAGCCCCAGGACAATGGCGATCGTCACGGACGCGGGCGACGCCTCCGGCACCCCCGCCACCTTCGTCCGCAACCAGCTGGAGATCGCCACTCCGCCGGGCAACCCGGACAGGGTCTCCTCCCTCGAGGACCTCACCGAGCCCGGCCTGAAGGTCGTGCTCTGCGACGAGGAGGTGCCGTGCGGGGCCGCCGCCCGGAAGGCGTTGGAGGCGAGCGATCTGAAGCTCACGCCGGTGTCGTACGAGCAGGACGTCAAGGCGGCCCTGACGAAGGTCGAGCTCAAGGAGGCCGACGCCGCGGTCGTCTACAAGACCGATGTGAAGGCCGCGGCTGACAAGGTGGAGGGCGTGGACTTCCCCGAATCCTCCGAGGCCATCAACGACTACCCGATCGTCGAGCTCAAGGAAGCGCCGAACGCCGAGGCCGCGAAGGCGTTCATCGAGCTGGTGCGGTCCGCCGAGGGTCAGAAGGTCCTGACCGAGGCCGGGTTCCTCAAGCCGTGA
- a CDS encoding ATP-binding cassette domain-containing protein produces the protein MTTTTHELAIAATGLRKSYGNKTVLDGIDIRVPVGTVFSLLGPNGAGKTTAVNILSTLLCADGGQARIAGHDLVAEAQAVRAAIGVTGQFSAVDGLITGEENMLLMADLQHLPRREGRQVTAELLERFDLVEAAKKPASTYSGGMKRRLDIAMTLIGDPRIIFLDEPTTGLDPRSRHNMWQIIRELVSGGTTVFLTTQYLEEADQLADRIAVLNEGRIAAQGTAEELKRLIPGGHVRLRFSDPVAYEQAAAALRETTRDNEALTLQIPSGGSQRELRAILDWLDAAGIEADELSVHTPDLDDVFFALTGSGPVLAPSAQSAQSTQSTQSTQSTEKETVR, from the coding sequence ATGACAACGACGACACACGAACTCGCGATCGCGGCCACGGGGTTGCGTAAGTCCTATGGGAACAAGACGGTCCTCGACGGCATCGACATCCGCGTGCCCGTCGGCACCGTCTTCTCGCTGCTCGGGCCGAACGGGGCGGGCAAGACCACGGCGGTCAACATCCTGTCCACGCTGCTCTGCGCCGACGGCGGACAGGCGCGGATCGCCGGGCACGATCTCGTCGCCGAGGCCCAGGCGGTGCGGGCCGCGATCGGGGTCACCGGCCAGTTCTCCGCCGTGGACGGGCTGATCACCGGCGAGGAGAACATGCTCCTCATGGCGGACCTGCAGCACCTCCCCAGGCGTGAGGGGCGGCAGGTCACCGCCGAGCTGCTGGAGCGGTTCGACCTGGTGGAGGCCGCGAAGAAGCCCGCTTCCACCTACTCCGGCGGTATGAAGCGTCGCCTCGACATCGCCATGACACTGATCGGCGACCCGCGGATCATCTTCCTCGACGAGCCGACCACCGGACTCGACCCCCGGTCCCGCCACAACATGTGGCAGATCATCCGCGAGCTGGTCTCCGGCGGCACCACCGTCTTCCTCACCACCCAGTACCTGGAGGAGGCCGACCAGCTCGCCGACCGTATCGCCGTGCTCAACGAGGGCAGGATCGCCGCCCAGGGCACCGCCGAAGAGCTGAAGCGGCTCATCCCCGGCGGCCATGTGCGGCTGCGCTTCTCCGACCCGGTGGCGTACGAGCAGGCGGCGGCCGCCCTGCGCGAGACCACCCGCGACAACGAGGCGCTCACCCTGCAGATCCCCTCGGGCGGCAGCCAGCGCGAGCTGCGCGCCATCCTCGACTGGCTCGACGCGGCCGGCATCGAGGCAGACGAACTGTCCGTGCACACCCCGGACTTGGACGACGTGTTCTTCGCCCTGACCGGCAGCGGCCCGGTCCTCGCCCCGTCCGCCCAGTCCGCCCAGTCCACCCAGTCCACCCAGTCCACCCAGTCCACCGAGAAGGAGACCGTCCGATGA
- a CDS encoding TOBE domain-containing protein, producing the protein MQSYTIGQAARLLGVSPDTARRWADAGRVATHRDESGRRLIRGKDLAAFSVELAQSGGGEEDVSHTSVRNAFPGIVTAVKLGDVAAQVEIQAGPHRLVSLLTREAVEELGLEVGVEATARVKSTNVHIDRT; encoded by the coding sequence ATGCAGTCCTACACGATCGGTCAGGCCGCGCGGCTTCTCGGGGTGAGCCCCGACACCGCGCGGCGGTGGGCGGACGCCGGCCGGGTGGCCACCCATCGGGACGAGAGCGGGCGGCGTCTCATCCGCGGGAAGGATCTGGCCGCCTTCTCCGTGGAACTCGCCCAGAGTGGTGGTGGCGAGGAGGATGTCTCCCACACATCCGTCCGCAACGCCTTCCCCGGCATCGTCACCGCCGTGAAGCTCGGCGATGTCGCGGCCCAGGTGGAGATCCAGGCGGGGCCGCACCGGCTGGTGTCACTGCTGACTCGGGAGGCCGTGGAGGAGTTGGGGCTGGAAGTCGGTGTGGAGGCCACCGCCCGCGTGAAGTCGACGAACGTACACATCGACCGCACCTGA
- a CDS encoding arginase family protein has translation MDVRGGTRRRDRVTRECAIIEAPSVLGPRPSGVQDLPSALLDAGLLDHPGAVRADRVEAPPYDPRRDAATGVLNPVGIAEYSVRLADAVGGALDAGRFPVVLGGDCSILLGNLLALRRRGRHGLLFLDGHTDFYQPSAEPTGEAASMELALATGRGPRPLTDPVRDRPAVGDRCVRPAGRPGHRAVHLGQRSWA, from the coding sequence ATGGACGTACGAGGCGGCACTCGGCGAAGGGACCGGGTGACGCGAGAGTGCGCGATCATCGAAGCGCCTTCCGTGCTCGGGCCGCGCCCGTCCGGTGTCCAGGACCTGCCCTCGGCCCTGCTCGATGCCGGTCTGCTCGATCACCCCGGGGCGGTACGGGCCGACCGCGTCGAAGCCCCGCCGTACGACCCGCGGCGGGACGCCGCCACGGGTGTCCTCAACCCTGTCGGCATCGCCGAGTACTCCGTCCGGCTCGCCGACGCGGTCGGCGGCGCCCTGGACGCGGGCCGCTTTCCGGTGGTCCTCGGCGGCGACTGCAGCATCCTGCTCGGCAACCTCCTCGCCCTGCGCCGCCGCGGTCGCCACGGTCTGCTGTTCCTCGACGGCCACACCGACTTCTACCAGCCGTCGGCGGAGCCGACAGGCGAGGCGGCCTCGATGGAACTCGCCCTGGCCACGGGCCGCGGGCCCCGACCCCTCACCGACCCAGTCCGCGACCGGCCGGCAGTCGGTGACCGGTGTGTCCGTCCAGCGGGGAGACCGGGTCACCGTGCGGTTCATCTCGGGCAACGGTCATGGGCATGA
- a CDS encoding ABC transporter permease produces MLRRNLLHARRYPSLTLNLLLTPVILLLLFVYVFGDVMSAGINGGTADRSEYIAYVVPGILLMTIGGIAIGTAVSVAMDMTEGIIARFRTMAISRTSVLIGHVAGSVIQSLMALAVVLGVGVAIGFRPDARPLEWLAAAGLLALVSVALIWLAVGMGLASPNAEGASNLAQPLMILPLLGSAFVPVDAMPGWLRWFAEYQPFSPAIETLRGLLMGTEIGTKNAVLTVAWCLGLSLLGYWWSRSLFNREPRQ; encoded by the coding sequence ATGCTGCGGCGCAACCTCCTGCACGCCCGCCGCTACCCCTCCCTCACCCTCAACCTCCTGCTCACCCCGGTCATCCTGCTGCTGCTCTTCGTGTACGTCTTCGGCGACGTGATGAGCGCCGGCATCAACGGCGGCACCGCGGACCGCTCCGAGTACATCGCCTACGTCGTCCCCGGCATCCTGCTCATGACCATCGGCGGGATCGCGATCGGCACCGCGGTGTCCGTGGCCATGGACATGACCGAGGGCATCATCGCCCGGTTCCGCACCATGGCGATCTCCCGCACATCCGTGCTGATCGGCCATGTGGCCGGCAGCGTGATCCAGTCGCTGATGGCCCTGGCCGTGGTGCTGGGCGTCGGGGTGGCCATCGGCTTCCGGCCCGATGCGAGGCCGCTGGAGTGGCTCGCGGCGGCGGGGCTGCTGGCACTGGTCAGCGTGGCGCTGATCTGGCTCGCCGTCGGCATGGGCCTGGCGTCCCCCAACGCCGAGGGGGCCAGCAACCTCGCCCAGCCCCTGATGATCCTGCCGCTCCTGGGCAGCGCGTTCGTGCCGGTGGACGCCATGCCGGGCTGGCTCCGCTGGTTCGCCGAGTACCAGCCCTTCTCGCCCGCCATCGAGACCCTGCGCGGCCTGCTCATGGGCACCGAGATCGGTACCAAGAACGCCGTCCTCACCGTCGCATGGTGCCTGGGCCTGAGCCTGCTGGGCTACTGGTGGTCCAGGTCCCTGTTCAACCGCGAGCCGCGGCAGTGA